From Tsuneonella aeria, one genomic window encodes:
- a CDS encoding conjugal transfer protein TraF, with the protein MRSATKLALCAAAGLYMAGPLAAQDAGATNDAADALYCAERKLGYWFYCVRPAPTPRETEPQPQASTSAAEELDAITGTLRELKAQAILRPTPDNVAAYIRFQREQLDRASLFSDVWQRALWQDPALDYTLERPVGALAKKQWQDTRAAERDVVMARLSERYGLFYFFAQTCGACEVMSPIVKAVASRWRITVRAISTDGGPSRHFPDYSVEKGQRPRMGLEPGITPAVVLWDSVGKRPIPIGYGVLSADELQDRIYLLTSKEAGHDY; encoded by the coding sequence ATGCGGAGCGCCACCAAACTCGCGCTCTGCGCGGCGGCAGGCTTGTACATGGCTGGCCCGCTGGCGGCCCAGGACGCAGGCGCGACGAATGATGCCGCCGACGCGCTCTACTGCGCGGAGCGCAAGCTCGGCTACTGGTTCTACTGCGTGAGGCCTGCGCCCACGCCTCGTGAGACAGAGCCCCAGCCGCAGGCCTCGACAAGTGCCGCGGAAGAGCTCGACGCGATCACGGGGACCTTACGCGAGTTGAAGGCACAGGCGATCCTTCGCCCCACGCCTGACAATGTCGCCGCCTACATCCGCTTCCAGCGCGAACAGCTCGACCGCGCCTCGCTCTTCTCCGACGTCTGGCAGCGCGCGCTGTGGCAGGATCCGGCGCTCGACTACACGCTCGAACGTCCCGTCGGCGCGCTTGCCAAGAAGCAGTGGCAGGATACCCGCGCAGCCGAGCGCGACGTCGTGATGGCCCGGCTCTCCGAGCGCTACGGCCTGTTCTACTTCTTCGCCCAGACCTGCGGCGCCTGCGAAGTCATGAGTCCGATCGTCAAGGCGGTCGCGTCACGCTGGCGCATCACCGTGCGCGCGATCTCGACCGATGGCGGGCCGTCGCGGCACTTCCCGGACTACAGCGTAGAGAAGGGCCAGCGGCCGCGCATGGGGCTCGAGCCCGGGATCACCCCGGCGGTGGTGCTGTGGGACAGCGTCGGGAAGCGCCCGATCCCGATCGGCTACGGCGTGCTCTCGGCCGACGAGCTGCAGGACCGCATTTATCTCCTTACCTCGAAGGAAGCCGGACATGATTACTAG
- a CDS encoding conjugal transfer protein TraG N-terminal domain-containing protein, with the protein MVEIFTVGGGEYIVNVLNAVAAWTGAAGYKSLIQVALVMGMALAVIVLAFNQDWRAWLNWFLGATLIYMCLMVPRMDVHVTDRVNPGLAPATVANVPLGLALMASFTSQAGDYLTRSAELVFGLPDDLNYSKNGMIYGARLLEATRSLRINDPEFAANFDEHVRQCVFYDLLLGRYSMKELSQSNDIWAAIAPGSAARAQKFVTRQADDSVTASIVTCREAYTSLSNQWAGLIDEMTLVAGRQLYPRQTEALARAKLLADLPVAYQYLSGVSQSASAIFRQVLTINAMNQAMHGFAGASGTTSVDVFAQTRADIQTERTYSSIAHNAMKWVPILNVVLTVVFYALFPVLFPLFLMPRSGPLALRGYVTGFFYLAAWGPLFVILHMILMFKGASDVAAASGSTGLSLATFGGMSDVNSDIGVLAGYLVASVPFLAGGVAKGAMAISTQATSYLNPSQNAAEEAAREASTGNVSLGNSNIDNSSVFSRQFAQGNLAPNIAYGAGQTRSFGESGTQTTGFPGAEFAHVPTSSYPFSPTLGQDFSGRLSTMASQSRGQSETFSNLAQQSTSSAVTRFNEIRDAYTRSRSNESVSGTSTSDSIGSAFNEVDSASKTLQQQFGLSRRAADDITVSWFLNGDAGVGAKADGKVFSGTAGVRGGRNQSWTDSDIGIASEERSRVLGALRQISESQNWSTTREGFLRETSSSSEALVSSNASGLTTSLTEAQSYTVEARRAEELASRLENQASWYESATAAGSLNLSQAYREWGMAEIEANRDYYGPVHFDDIEFQMSAQGQQLQARFVESYADRLHGDIADDLVLPAFAPISRPDVSSQSDVRGSVRLGGPPRELSGSSGDREEIEQEVARVQERGEQRVDRVTDDLEGRTRDARGASAEAADNVKKW; encoded by the coding sequence GTGGTCGAGATATTCACGGTCGGCGGCGGCGAATACATCGTCAACGTCCTGAACGCCGTCGCCGCCTGGACCGGCGCCGCCGGCTACAAGAGCCTGATCCAGGTCGCGCTGGTGATGGGAATGGCGCTGGCGGTCATCGTGCTCGCCTTCAATCAGGACTGGCGCGCCTGGCTCAACTGGTTCCTCGGCGCGACGCTCATCTACATGTGCCTGATGGTGCCGCGGATGGACGTGCACGTCACCGACCGCGTGAATCCCGGCCTCGCTCCGGCCACGGTCGCCAATGTTCCGCTCGGGCTCGCGCTGATGGCGAGCTTCACCAGCCAGGCCGGCGACTATCTCACGCGTTCGGCGGAGCTCGTCTTCGGCCTGCCGGACGATCTCAACTATTCGAAGAACGGCATGATCTACGGCGCGCGGCTGCTCGAGGCAACGCGTTCCCTGCGCATTAACGATCCCGAGTTCGCCGCCAATTTCGACGAGCATGTCCGGCAATGCGTGTTCTACGACCTGCTGCTCGGCCGCTACTCGATGAAGGAGTTGTCGCAGAGCAACGACATCTGGGCGGCGATCGCGCCCGGCAGCGCGGCGCGCGCGCAGAAGTTCGTGACCCGCCAGGCTGATGACAGCGTCACCGCCTCGATTGTTACCTGCCGCGAAGCCTATACGTCGCTATCGAACCAGTGGGCCGGCCTCATCGACGAGATGACGCTGGTCGCGGGCCGCCAGCTCTACCCGCGCCAGACCGAAGCGCTCGCCAGGGCCAAGCTTCTCGCCGACCTGCCGGTCGCCTATCAGTATCTGAGCGGCGTCTCGCAAAGCGCGAGCGCCATCTTCCGACAGGTCCTCACCATCAATGCAATGAACCAGGCGATGCACGGCTTTGCCGGCGCGAGCGGCACGACCAGCGTCGATGTCTTCGCGCAGACCCGCGCCGATATCCAGACCGAGCGGACCTATTCGTCAATCGCGCACAATGCCATGAAATGGGTGCCTATCCTCAACGTCGTGCTGACCGTCGTATTCTACGCGCTGTTTCCGGTGCTCTTTCCGCTGTTCCTGATGCCCAGGAGCGGACCTCTAGCGCTCAGGGGCTACGTCACGGGCTTCTTCTATCTTGCCGCCTGGGGGCCGCTGTTCGTCATCCTGCACATGATCCTCATGTTCAAGGGCGCGAGCGATGTCGCGGCAGCCAGCGGCAGCACAGGGCTGAGTCTGGCGACCTTTGGCGGAATGAGCGACGTCAACAGCGATATCGGCGTGCTGGCCGGCTATCTCGTCGCCTCGGTGCCGTTCCTCGCCGGCGGCGTCGCCAAGGGCGCCATGGCCATCTCCACCCAGGCGACCTCCTACCTCAACCCGAGCCAGAACGCGGCCGAGGAAGCCGCGCGCGAAGCGAGCACGGGTAACGTCTCGCTCGGCAATTCGAACATCGACAATTCGAGCGTGTTCTCGCGCCAGTTCGCCCAAGGCAACCTTGCGCCCAACATCGCCTATGGCGCGGGTCAGACTCGCAGCTTCGGCGAGAGTGGCACGCAGACCACCGGCTTCCCCGGTGCCGAGTTCGCGCATGTGCCGACGTCGAGCTATCCCTTCAGCCCGACGCTGGGCCAGGATTTCAGTGGTAGGCTCTCGACCATGGCGAGCCAGAGCCGCGGTCAGAGCGAGACCTTCTCCAACCTCGCCCAGCAATCCACGAGCTCGGCGGTCACGCGGTTCAACGAGATCCGCGATGCTTACACGCGCTCGCGCTCGAACGAGAGCGTCAGCGGTACTTCCACCAGCGACAGCATCGGTAGCGCGTTCAACGAAGTCGACAGCGCTTCCAAGACGCTTCAGCAGCAGTTCGGGCTGTCCCGCCGCGCCGCTGACGACATCACGGTGTCATGGTTCCTGAATGGTGACGCGGGTGTGGGAGCTAAAGCTGACGGAAAGGTCTTCAGTGGTACCGCTGGAGTGCGCGGCGGCCGAAACCAGAGTTGGACCGACAGCGATATCGGGATCGCTTCGGAGGAGCGGTCGCGGGTGCTTGGTGCGCTCAGGCAGATCTCCGAGAGCCAGAATTGGTCGACCACGCGCGAAGGGTTCTTGCGCGAGACAAGTTCGAGCTCGGAAGCGCTGGTTTCGAGCAATGCCTCAGGTCTCACCACTTCGCTCACCGAGGCGCAGAGCTACACCGTCGAAGCACGCCGCGCCGAAGAGCTTGCCAGCCGCCTCGAGAATCAGGCGAGCTGGTACGAAAGCGCCACTGCGGCCGGATCGCTCAATCTCAGCCAGGCCTACCGCGAGTGGGGCATGGCCGAGATCGAAGCCAACCGGGATTATTACGGCCCGGTGCACTTCGATGACATCGAGTTCCAGATGAGCGCCCAAGGGCAGCAGTTGCAGGCGCGCTTCGTCGAGAGCTACGCGGACCGGTTGCATGGTGACATCGCCGACGACCTTGTTCTGCCTGCCTTTGCGCCGATTTCACGCCCCGACGTAAGTTCTCAAAGCGATGTGCGTGGTTCGGTCAGGCTCGGAGGACCACCAAGAGAGTTGTCGGGCTCGTCCGGCGATCGCGAGGAGATTGAGCAGGAAGTCGCGAGAGTTCAGGAGCGGGGCGAGCAACGAGTGGACCGCGTTACAGATGACCTGGAGGGTAGAACGCGGGACGCACGAGGTGCGTCAGCGGAAGCTGCCGACAATGTGAAGAAGTGGTAG
- a CDS encoding T6SS phospholipase effector Tle1-like catalytic domain-containing protein: MTKTILIFSDGTGQIGGLRPDQRLSNVYKMYRAMRPGPDSPIDPRKQLPFYDAGLGAGETGGLTFKRVRNVLAAAVGTGIDENVIDCYAAIIARYEPGDRICIFGFSRGAYTARSLANVLNLCGVPTHDADGGPVPRYGPELRTIASEAVRKVYNHGAGAKRDRYETEREILAARFRAKFASEGTGSEGEGQGNVQPDFVGVFDTVAALGSRTAAVIALTGMLLLVGLTILVASLAPWWMTAITALLPLSALYWFATSFWSQVKTFADDTALSKPWWHWRRWGYQLGHVHLAWWSGKHYDRYVDREVRFLRHALSIDEDRARFPRVGWGRPSDLAWHKERGREDWLVQTWFAGNHSDIGGSYPEEESRLSDIALRWMVEELKAAMGDTVTVLDERLVTSPNALGLQHSERTGMLNAQPAWLRSITGRRLVWTHADRDIHPEAQLHPTVLERLGAPHVPQMGKVKPYRPESLRHHRDAEAIYSRSDDEASTLQTDSTSGSYLNIAH, encoded by the coding sequence ATGACAAAAACCATCCTCATCTTCTCGGACGGCACCGGCCAGATCGGCGGGCTGCGTCCTGACCAGCGACTGTCCAACGTGTACAAGATGTATCGTGCGATGCGGCCGGGTCCGGATTCCCCGATCGACCCGCGCAAGCAGTTGCCCTTCTACGACGCCGGCCTTGGTGCTGGCGAGACCGGCGGGCTCACGTTCAAACGAGTCCGCAACGTGCTGGCGGCTGCGGTCGGCACCGGCATCGATGAGAACGTGATCGACTGCTACGCCGCAATCATTGCGCGCTACGAGCCGGGCGACCGCATCTGCATCTTTGGCTTCAGCCGCGGCGCCTACACCGCAAGATCGCTGGCCAACGTACTTAACTTGTGCGGCGTCCCGACCCACGACGCCGACGGCGGACCGGTGCCGCGGTACGGCCCAGAGTTGCGGACGATCGCCTCGGAGGCGGTGCGGAAGGTTTATAATCACGGGGCCGGCGCAAAACGCGACCGTTACGAGACCGAGCGCGAGATTCTTGCCGCGCGCTTCCGCGCCAAGTTCGCGTCGGAGGGGACGGGAAGCGAGGGCGAGGGCCAGGGGAATGTGCAACCGGACTTCGTCGGCGTGTTCGACACGGTGGCGGCACTTGGCAGCCGGACCGCGGCGGTGATCGCGCTGACTGGCATGCTGCTGCTGGTCGGGCTAACAATCCTGGTCGCGTCGCTCGCGCCTTGGTGGATGACTGCGATCACTGCGCTGCTTCCGCTGTCTGCACTCTACTGGTTCGCGACATCGTTCTGGTCGCAGGTAAAGACGTTCGCAGACGACACGGCGCTCAGCAAACCGTGGTGGCACTGGCGCCGTTGGGGCTACCAGCTTGGTCACGTTCACCTCGCTTGGTGGAGCGGAAAGCATTACGATCGATACGTTGACCGCGAGGTGCGTTTTCTGCGTCACGCGCTCTCGATCGACGAGGACCGCGCGCGTTTCCCACGGGTCGGGTGGGGCCGACCGTCGGACCTAGCCTGGCACAAGGAGCGCGGGCGGGAGGACTGGCTGGTGCAGACGTGGTTCGCCGGCAACCACTCTGACATCGGCGGAAGCTATCCGGAGGAGGAGTCCAGGCTGTCGGATATCGCGTTGCGCTGGATGGTGGAGGAGTTGAAGGCCGCCATGGGCGATACGGTGACCGTACTGGACGAACGGCTGGTTACGTCGCCGAACGCGCTCGGTCTCCAGCACAGCGAGCGGACCGGAATGCTGAATGCGCAGCCGGCCTGGCTGCGAAGTATCACCGGACGCCGCCTAGTGTGGACTCACGCCGACCGCGACATACACCCCGAGGCGCAGCTGCATCCGACCGTGCTGGAGCGGCTAGGCGCGCCCCACGTTCCGCAGATGGGGAAGGTGAAGCCGTACCGGCCGGAGAGCCTTCGGCACCACCGCGACGCGGAGGCAATCTACTCGCGGTCGGACGATGAAGCCTCGACGTTACAGACCGACTCAACAAGCGGCAGCTATCTAAATATCGCCCACTAA
- a CDS encoding conjugal transfer protein TraH, giving the protein MITRPRTIALALAATSMVAAPLAAPASANVGDSMDRFMDDMGGAANVTGPTAFEGQSAGYYSMGNVWTRFPQKTTNIANLQLPRARAGCGGIDIFAGSFSFINASEMVALLKAVANNAVGFAFSLAIDTICPECNKIMQEFSQKAQLMNELSINSCEMAQGLVGGVWPKGDLADKAICEAIGNSEGIFTDYAAAKHGCGTRGQRASTNENGGEDFADVNPGVSRNYTWHVLKQSAFFNPGGTFDRELAEYAMTLIGTVIYVPPKDDEPGRFVPFAGDASSTLVTALLDGTQGQSVRVFQCDEPDQCLNPSFQQLSLPSAKAIRPRVALMIGNMVEAIRTDTAIGETEKELLQVASLPLYKILTVQAAFGRGMATDDRATLAEVASIDLLHAILERIVSEAGRSMASFIAADEAKLALWRAQVAEVRSQLAHRQANGQARITAIVQIIEKTAMIENMLAASMSPSMAAALDWSRGLQSRSIVP; this is encoded by the coding sequence ATGATTACTAGGCCCAGAACCATTGCGCTTGCGCTGGCCGCCACGAGCATGGTCGCCGCCCCGCTTGCCGCTCCCGCCTCGGCAAACGTCGGCGACAGCATGGACCGGTTCATGGATGACATGGGCGGAGCGGCGAACGTAACCGGGCCGACCGCCTTCGAAGGCCAGTCGGCGGGCTACTACAGCATGGGCAATGTGTGGACGCGCTTTCCGCAGAAGACGACCAACATCGCCAATCTCCAGCTGCCGCGCGCGCGGGCCGGCTGCGGCGGGATCGACATCTTCGCCGGCTCCTTTTCGTTCATCAACGCCAGCGAGATGGTTGCGCTGCTGAAGGCGGTTGCCAACAACGCCGTCGGCTTCGCCTTCAGCCTCGCGATCGACACGATCTGCCCCGAGTGCAACAAGATCATGCAGGAGTTCAGCCAGAAGGCGCAGCTCATGAACGAGCTGTCGATCAACTCCTGCGAAATGGCGCAAGGGCTGGTCGGTGGCGTGTGGCCGAAGGGCGATCTTGCCGACAAGGCAATCTGCGAAGCGATCGGCAATTCCGAAGGCATCTTCACCGACTATGCCGCGGCCAAGCATGGCTGCGGCACCCGGGGTCAGCGCGCCTCGACCAACGAGAACGGCGGCGAGGACTTCGCCGACGTCAATCCCGGGGTGTCGCGCAACTACACCTGGCATGTCCTCAAGCAGAGCGCCTTCTTCAACCCCGGCGGCACCTTCGACCGCGAGCTTGCCGAATACGCGATGACCTTGATCGGAACGGTCATCTACGTGCCGCCCAAGGACGACGAGCCCGGCAGGTTCGTGCCGTTTGCGGGCGACGCCTCCTCGACGCTGGTGACAGCGCTGCTCGACGGGACGCAGGGCCAGAGCGTGCGCGTGTTTCAGTGCGACGAGCCCGACCAGTGCCTCAATCCGAGCTTCCAGCAGCTGAGCCTTCCCAGCGCGAAGGCGATCAGGCCACGCGTCGCTCTGATGATCGGCAACATGGTCGAGGCCATCCGCACCGATACCGCGATCGGCGAGACCGAAAAGGAACTGCTCCAGGTTGCCTCGCTGCCGCTCTACAAGATCCTCACCGTGCAGGCGGCGTTCGGACGCGGTATGGCGACCGACGACCGGGCGACTCTCGCCGAAGTCGCGAGCATCGATCTGCTCCACGCGATCCTCGAGCGGATCGTCTCCGAAGCGGGCCGTTCGATGGCCAGCTTTATTGCCGCCGACGAAGCGAAGCTCGCGCTGTGGCGCGCGCAGGTGGCGGAGGTGCGCAGCCAGCTCGCGCATCGGCAGGCCAACGGACAGGCTCGCATCACCGCAATTGTCCAGATCATCGAGAAGACCGCGATGATCGAGAACATGCTTGCCGCCTCGATGTCACCCTCGATGGCTGCGGCGCTCGACTGGTCGCGCGGGCTGCAGTCGCGCTCGATCGTACCGTAA
- a CDS encoding thermonuclease family protein: protein MADNPNEARDPQNDLAGICMTFQRRSEKQRVGKPGAVIFDFRQELHRQKRAKRRSLAMLVGGGLLAGAIGGLVGINCRFSTASAQARAMHSFAVCGTIRKTCVVDGDTIWLEGVKIRIADIDTPEISSPKCNAEYERGIRARDRLVVLLNGGELELRPIGNRDEDQFGRKLRVIIRSGRSLGDQLVSENLARTWTGRRESWC, encoded by the coding sequence ATGGCAGACAATCCTAATGAAGCACGCGATCCTCAGAACGACTTGGCTGGCATTTGCATGACGTTCCAGCGCAGATCAGAGAAGCAGCGTGTTGGCAAACCGGGGGCGGTGATCTTCGACTTCCGCCAGGAGTTACATCGGCAGAAACGGGCGAAACGCCGATCGCTCGCGATGCTTGTTGGCGGTGGTCTGCTGGCGGGAGCTATCGGCGGGCTCGTCGGAATCAACTGTCGATTCAGTACGGCGAGCGCGCAAGCAAGGGCGATGCATAGCTTCGCCGTGTGCGGAACTATTCGAAAGACGTGCGTGGTAGATGGCGACACGATCTGGCTCGAGGGCGTGAAGATCCGCATTGCCGATATCGACACGCCGGAGATTTCCTCGCCGAAATGCAATGCGGAGTACGAGAGAGGTATTCGTGCGCGCGATCGGCTTGTGGTGCTGCTCAACGGTGGCGAGTTAGAGCTGCGCCCGATCGGAAACCGCGACGAGGACCAGTTCGGACGCAAGCTTCGCGTCATAATTCGAAGTGGCAGATCGTTAGGTGATCAGCTGGTATCGGAAAACCTGGCCCGCACCTGGACCGGTCGGCGGGAGTCGTGGTGCTGA
- a CDS encoding nucleotidyltransferase yields the protein MAEIALSAQLPPSLHRNAGGRYAAVRAHLEADAAFEDQIEHFYPQGSMAIDATISNRGTDDEYDLDIVSQLGGRFRQMGPLAILLELERALKDYPVRKVVRQSRCVTLYYADRMHLDITPGLRAYGTLDRESYITHAKGPIASTDDRFVDMNGFGFAEWYCGRTPLEYRMAKAFHDHWLNLEASSLRADAEVDEVPDQCEFVVKNTATLALQLVKRFRNIRYADYDGRVPPSVMLSYYAGMAAKPDSTLSEMVIRLANWIIGDIEHASRHGQKLHVANPICEDDVFTDRWPETIRQQDEFAVYLNELVAGLEAAKRGNQSADQLMDWLRNRFGDRVVTKAADRMADEIGAGVQSADQRYTRKGGLLLPTAGIVAATASPSVVKARPHCFYGYRF from the coding sequence TTGGCGGAAATCGCGCTCAGCGCGCAGCTGCCCCCGTCGCTTCACCGAAACGCTGGGGGTCGCTACGCCGCAGTGCGTGCGCATCTGGAGGCCGATGCGGCATTCGAAGATCAGATCGAGCACTTTTATCCGCAGGGCTCGATGGCGATCGATGCCACGATTTCCAATCGGGGCACGGACGATGAATATGATCTCGACATTGTCTCGCAACTCGGCGGCCGGTTTCGCCAGATGGGCCCGCTCGCCATCCTTCTGGAGCTGGAGCGCGCGCTTAAGGACTATCCGGTCAGGAAGGTCGTCCGCCAGTCACGCTGTGTCACCCTGTATTATGCCGACCGCATGCATCTCGACATCACGCCGGGTTTGCGTGCCTACGGGACGCTCGACCGCGAGAGCTACATCACCCACGCCAAGGGGCCGATCGCTTCGACGGACGACCGCTTCGTCGACATGAACGGCTTTGGCTTTGCCGAATGGTACTGTGGTCGCACGCCGCTTGAGTACCGCATGGCGAAGGCGTTCCACGACCATTGGCTCAACCTCGAGGCCTCTAGCCTGCGCGCCGACGCGGAGGTGGATGAAGTGCCCGACCAATGCGAGTTCGTGGTGAAGAACACGGCGACGCTGGCGCTCCAGCTGGTGAAGCGCTTCCGCAACATTCGCTATGCCGACTATGACGGTCGGGTCCCGCCATCGGTGATGTTGTCCTACTATGCCGGCATGGCTGCCAAGCCCGACAGCACTCTGTCTGAAATGGTCATCCGCCTCGCCAACTGGATTATCGGCGATATTGAGCACGCGTCGCGCCACGGGCAGAAGCTCCACGTCGCAAATCCGATCTGCGAGGATGACGTGTTCACCGACCGCTGGCCCGAGACGATCCGCCAGCAGGACGAGTTCGCCGTATATCTGAATGAACTGGTCGCCGGCCTCGAGGCCGCGAAGCGCGGCAATCAGTCGGCCGATCAGCTGATGGACTGGTTGCGCAATCGGTTTGGAGATCGGGTCGTGACCAAGGCGGCGGACCGGATGGCGGACGAGATCGGCGCCGGCGTCCAGTCAGCCGACCAGCGCTATACGCGTAAAGGTGGGCTGTTGCTGCCGACGGCGGGAATCGTGGCGGCGACTGCCAGCCCAAGCGTTGTAAAGGCGCGACCACACTGCTTCTACGGCTATCGCTTCTGA
- a CDS encoding S24 family peptidase has product MENVREELDRLIQKHKYGYAAISRLLGRNASYIQQFIKRGSPRKLDDEDRKILASFFGVDEQVFGGPANVVWDGLVEIPVLDVEASAGFGAVAASETAQTRFGFDERWLRSLTSAKSASLSIVRVMGDSMEPTLSDGDEVLVDASDHASRLRDGIYVLRADDALVVKRVAIKPGGKQITIASDNPAYPTWRDMNRSEVHVVGRVIWFGRAL; this is encoded by the coding sequence ATGGAGAATGTCAGGGAAGAACTCGACCGGCTGATCCAGAAGCACAAATATGGCTATGCCGCGATCTCCAGGCTGCTGGGGCGCAATGCCAGCTACATCCAGCAATTCATCAAGCGGGGCTCGCCCCGGAAGCTCGACGATGAAGACCGCAAGATCCTGGCGAGCTTCTTCGGCGTCGACGAGCAGGTTTTCGGCGGTCCGGCCAACGTCGTGTGGGACGGCCTCGTGGAAATCCCCGTGCTCGATGTTGAAGCGTCCGCGGGTTTCGGCGCTGTGGCCGCCAGCGAGACTGCGCAAACGCGCTTCGGGTTCGATGAGCGCTGGCTGCGAAGTCTGACTTCGGCGAAGAGCGCCAGCCTATCAATCGTGCGAGTGATGGGGGACTCCATGGAACCCACGCTCAGCGACGGCGACGAAGTCCTCGTCGATGCGTCCGACCACGCTTCGCGGCTGCGCGACGGAATCTACGTCCTGCGCGCCGACGATGCGCTTGTGGTGAAGCGCGTCGCCATCAAGCCCGGAGGCAAGCAGATTACGATTGCCAGCGACAATCCCGCATATCCGACCTGGAGAGACATGAACCGCTCGGAAGTACACGTGGTCGGGCGAGTGATCTGGTTTGGACGGGCGCTTTAA
- a CDS encoding CBASS cGAMP-activated phospholipase yields the protein MTYVPARRSDGTIQHVRIKQPWPKDRLFRILSIDGGGIRGVFPAAYLAEMERRFLDGRSIVTCFDMVAGTSTGGIIALALAHGMSAHEALQIYVNRGTRIFPDLSGWRKWRRLLRWISRPKHDQSALRDELLSIFGDKVLDDATTRLVVPSFEGRHGEPFLYKTPHHPDYQKDRHQRFAHVALHTSAAPSYYPAVDNDGFFMFDGGIWANNPVMNALVDVLSCYDVPRENIRILSLGTGDSEFTLGEGVRSGGVRHWAFLRAFEAAARAQCKNALGQAYLLVGKNNVLRIDPPESSNPIEMDDVPRALAELPAIARSLSEASGHNVATMFLVDPADMFVRCP from the coding sequence ATGACCTACGTCCCCGCGCGTCGGTCTGACGGAACGATCCAGCATGTCCGGATCAAGCAGCCCTGGCCAAAGGATCGGCTATTCCGGATTCTCTCGATCGACGGCGGTGGCATACGGGGCGTTTTCCCGGCCGCCTATCTCGCCGAGATGGAGCGGCGGTTTCTTGACGGTCGTTCGATCGTCACTTGCTTCGACATGGTGGCGGGCACCTCGACCGGGGGCATCATCGCCCTCGCGCTTGCCCACGGTATGAGCGCTCACGAAGCGCTGCAGATCTATGTTAATCGAGGGACCCGAATCTTTCCGGACCTGTCGGGCTGGCGAAAATGGCGGCGCCTGCTGCGCTGGATTTCTCGCCCCAAGCACGACCAGTCGGCCTTGCGCGACGAACTGCTGTCGATCTTTGGCGACAAGGTGCTCGATGATGCCACCACGCGCCTCGTCGTTCCGAGCTTCGAGGGCCGGCATGGCGAACCCTTCCTGTACAAGACCCCCCATCATCCCGACTACCAGAAGGACCGGCACCAGCGATTTGCGCATGTAGCGCTCCATACAAGTGCGGCGCCATCCTACTATCCTGCTGTCGACAACGACGGGTTTTTCATGTTCGATGGCGGCATCTGGGCCAACAACCCGGTCATGAACGCACTGGTCGACGTGCTGTCTTGCTACGACGTGCCCCGGGAGAATATTCGAATACTTAGCCTGGGCACCGGAGACTCGGAGTTCACCCTTGGTGAGGGCGTACGATCCGGCGGGGTCCGGCACTGGGCGTTCCTGCGGGCATTCGAAGCGGCTGCGCGGGCACAGTGCAAGAATGCGCTCGGTCAGGCCTATCTGTTGGTTGGCAAGAACAATGTGCTGCGGATCGATCCGCCGGAATCTTCAAATCCTATTGAAATGGATGATGTCCCGCGGGCACTCGCCGAGTTGCCAGCCATTGCGCGAAGCCTGTCGGAAGCGTCGGGACACAATGTCGCGACTATGTTCTTGGTCGATCCCGCAGACATGTTCGTGCGATGTCCGTAA
- a CDS encoding DUF6961 family protein: protein MGDRGRDAVRDRVRCRLADVTLTREQELWGVALWVEKAHGNRGPSFIAERIDALARCGEKDGARLWQEVARRFDRLADRQEDDPSS, encoded by the coding sequence GTGGGTGATCGGGGCCGCGATGCTGTTCGCGATCGCGTGCGCTGTCGGTTGGCTGATGTGACCCTCACACGAGAGCAGGAATTGTGGGGCGTGGCGCTTTGGGTTGAGAAGGCACACGGCAATCGCGGGCCTTCTTTCATTGCCGAGAGAATAGACGCCCTTGCTCGATGTGGTGAAAAGGACGGGGCTCGGCTGTGGCAGGAGGTTGCTCGCCGTTTTGACAGGCTCGCGGACCGGCAGGAAGACGATCCGTCCTCGTAA